The window GGGCCTTTCACAGGGAAGCTTTATTTTATAGAATCAAATGTAAGGAAAGGAATAGAAGAAATGAAAAAATTTTGGTATGCGGTGTTTTTTTGCCTTGTGTGTTTTTGCGTGGTCAGCCCCGAGTCTGCTTTTGCGCAGCGGCGGAAGATTACCATCAAACTGGCGTCTCTGGTTCCGGAGAATACACCCTGGGGCTCGGCTTTGAACCGGATGGCCCGGGATTGGGCTGCGGCAACCAACGGCGAAGTGTCTTTGCAGATTTACCACAACGGCAGCGCGGGGAGCGAGGCGGATGTGCTCCGGAAGCTCAAGGGAAACCAAATCCAGGCGGCGATTTTGAGTTCCTTTGGCTTGAATACCATTACCCCGGAAATCATGACCCTGAGCTGCCCCTTCCTTATCAGGGATAATACAGAACTGGATCTGGTGCTGAATGAGCTGAAGCCGGAACTGGAACGGCTGATCAACGAAAAGGGTTTTTATACCCTGGCCTGGTCAAAGGCGGGCTGGGTCAAATTTTTCTCCAAGCAGCCGGTCTATACCCCGGCCGACATGAAACGGCAGAAACTGGGCACCAACGAAAACGAGCCTGCCTTGATGGACGCCTTCAAGGCCATGGGCTACCAGATGGTGCCGGTGGCCATGAACCAGGTATTGGTATACCTTAACGGCGGCATGATAGACGCAGTGTACCAGAGCCCGGTCAATGTGGGAGGGCTGCAAATTTTCGGCGTGGCGAAGAATATGTCGAGCATCAACATAGCGCCTTTCATGGGGGGCATCGTGCTGAACCAGGCTGCCTGGCGATCCATCCCTGACCAGTACAAACCGGAGCTGATCCGGATTGCCAAGAACCTGGAGAAGACCCTGGATACCTCCATTCAGGAGCTTGAGGCGAGCGCCATCGAGACCATGCGCAATTACGGGCTGATAGTGAATCAGGCTACCCCGGCCCAGCAGCAGCTCTGGTATGATGATGTGAACCGCATTGTCCCCACCCTTTTGGGCAAAACTTTTGACCGGGCCATGTACACAAGGATCGAGGGGATCCTTAAAACCCGCCGGGGACAATAATGGAAGCAAACAAGACAAGCCCCTTATGGATCGTTGAGCAGGCGCTTTGCTATTTCTCCCTTGTCTGCCTTGCCCTCCTGCCTGCTGCGGAAACCATACTCCGGGTGTTTTTCAATTCACGGGTTCCCGCTTCTCCGGGGCTTATTGCCCATCTCCTCCTGGTACTGGGGCTGCTTTCCGGCATGAGCGCTACCAGAAACGGGGATCACCTTTCCATAGGGCTGGTTGAGTATTTCCACAACGAAAAAGCCAAAAATATAATTACCTCGGGCACGGGGCTTATCTCTGCGTTTATTGTAACAATTTTCGCCTGGTGTTCCGCTTCGTTCATCAAAATCTATCTTTCGCCCTGGCAAATTGTCGGGTTTATCCCGGATCAGGTTTTTGCGCTGGTGATGCCCATAGGCTATGGGGTCATGGCCTTCCGCTTTGCCCGGCTGACGCCCCTGAAAGGAAAACTGCGGATTCTTCCGGTTCTGGCGATAGTCCTGGGAACACTGTGCTCCCTGCCGGTCATTTTCAAGCTTATTTGGGGCTTTGATCTTCCGGACTTTGCCTTTTCCGTTACCGATTGGTTTGCGAATCTGGCATGGCTTTTAAAGACGCCGGTGTTTATCCTGCTTATCCTTGCGGCGTTCGCAGGGACGCCCTTGTTTGCGGTTATCGGCGGCATGGCCCTCATCCTGATTCAGGCGTCCTGGGGGGAAATTGATGTTGTTTCAAACCAGGTGTACACCGCGCTGACCCAAAACAATATGGTTGCCATTCCCCTCTTTACCCTTACGGGCTTTATCCTTTCGGAAAGCAAGGCCGGGGTACGGCTGGTGAATACCTTCAAAAGCCTTTTCGGCTGGCTGCCCGGGGGCTTGATCATTGCCACGGTGATTATCTGCGCCTTCTTCACTTCCTTTACCGGCGCTTCCGGAGTAACGATCCTTGCCCTGGGGGGCATACTCTACACGGTGCTCACGGAAAATTCACGGTATTCCGAAAAATTTTCCATCGGGCTTTTAACCGCGTCCGGCAGCATCGGTCTCCTCTTCCCCCCGAGCCTTGCCATATTCCTGGTGGGGGCTACCACCCGGACCAATACGATCCACCTCTTTCTGGGAGGGTTTATCCCCGGACTAATCCTGATTCTGGCCACCATAATTTTCGGCATTGTCATTTCGGTTAAAACAAAAGTTCCTGTGGAGCCTTTTAGCCTGAAAAAAGCGGGCAAGGCGCTTAAGGAATCATTGCTGGAAATACTGCTGCCTTTCCTGCTTATTGCAGGCTATTTTTCCGGGATTTTGTCCCTGGTGGAAATTGGGGCTGCGGCGGCGATCTACGTCTTTGTGGCGGAGGTCTTTGTGTACAAGGATATCAAGCTCTCGGAGATTGTCCAGGTTTTTAAGAAAGCCATACCCATCATCGGCGGCATACTTTCGATACTCGCCCTGGCCCAGGCCCTGTCTTATTATATCGTCGATACCCAGGTGCCTTACCGCTTTGCCCAATGGATAGAGGCCGCCATTTCCTCGAAATACGTCTTCCTTTTGATCCTCAATTTAGCCCTGCTGATATTGGGCTGCCTGGTGGATATTTTCTCTGCGATTCTGATTGTGCTGCCCCTGATCATGCCCCTGGGCGCGATCTACGGCATAGACCCGGTTCACCTTGGGATCATCTTCCTTGTCAACATGGAAGCAGGCTTCCTTACCCCTCCGGTGGGGCTCAACCTGTTCCTTGCCAGTTATCGTTTCGGCAAACCCTTCCTCGAAACCTCCCGGAATGTATTGCCTTTCCTGGTAATTCAGCTGGCAGTGGTGTTCATTGTGACCTATATTCCCATTCTTACCACTTTCCTTACGAGATTATACTAAAGGGAGCCTTCAATGAAATCCGAAAAATCCGAGTCTGGCCCTTATGTACCGAATGTGGGGATACAATACCCTGCAAACCCTGATGAGCACCTGAACCTGGGGCCCAAGCTGGTGGAGGTAACCCTGGATGAGCATTACCCCTTCCTCGATAAATCCCTTAAGTTTAAACTGTGGAGCGGCCTCATCTATCTGGGGATCTTTACCCTGGTTTTTTTCCTTTTGCAGCTCCGCTTTGGCCTTAAGATTGAAGGCCGCAGCATCCTGAAAAAGAACCGGAAGCTGTTCAAAGATGGGGCTATGACCGTATCGAACCATATGCTGCGCTGGGATTTCCTCGCTGTGCTCAAGGCGGTCCGGTGGAGGCGGCTCTGGTTCCCTGCGTGGAAAGAGAATATCTCCGGCCCCGACAGGCATGTCATCCGTGCTGCGGGGGGCATTCCGGTTCCCACGGAGATTCACGTGATCAAATACTTCAATCAGGCTTTTGATGAACTCCACCAGCGCAGAAAGTGGTTCCACGCCTTTCCCGAGGGCAGCAATTGGCACTTCTATCAGCCGATTCGGCCCTTCAAGAAAGGGGTGTTCACCATGGCTTATAAATACAATCTTCCCTGTATCCCCATGGCGTTTTCCTACCGGAAACCCACGGGCCTATTTAAGCTGTATATAAAGAGCCACCCCCTGATCACCCTGCGCATCGGGGAGCCGATTATGCCTGACCTGACTCTGCCCCGCAAAGAGGCGGTGGTCCTTCTGCGCCAGCAATGCCACAAAAAAATTGTGGAGCTGGCCGGTATCAAGGAAGGGGAAAATCCCTATCCGTGCGAAGGGGATTGAAAAGAGGAAACTCTTAAAAGGATGTGATATGAAAAAGCCCGCCAAGCCGCTGATTGCCTTTTGTGCTTGCATACTCGTCGTGATCCTGTCCATGTGCTTTGCCGCATTGGTGCAGACCGGTTTCGGCAAGATCCGGGTGAGTACCGGTTCTTTTGAAAACATGGCGGGGGGCGTCCCCGGCAGTATAGCCTATAAACTCTATGTCCCTGCCGGGGCTGACAAGGATCATCCTGTGCCGGCAGTGCTGGTCATGCACGGCTATCAGAATGACAAGGAAACCTCCGCCGCCTACGGCATCGAGCTTGCCAGGCGGGGCATCGCAGCCCTGTCGGTGGATCTCTACGGCCATGGCGACAATTCCCTGGGTATGCGTTTCAGGGGCTGGGGCAAGGCGAAGCTCACCAACCTGGACAAAAAAGTGTCCGGCCCCCAGCGTTTTCTTATCATGATGACTTTCAGCATCCTGGACTTCTTTAAGCCTGCTATTTCGGAAGGCGTTAAGGATAGCTCCATGGGCGGCAAGGATGCCTACCGCTATCTCCAGTCCCTGGATTTTGTGGACCCGGGCAGGATCGGCATTACCGGCCATTCCATGGGAACCTGGGCATCCTGGTCTACCGGAGCGGCTTTCCCCGGCCACAAGGCAATTGTGCTGCAATGCGGGGAGCTGCTGTCTCCCGATTATTACGATGCCGCTGCCAACAAATTCAACAATGTGCTGCTGCTTCAGGCCCGGTACGACGAGTTCGACTATTTTCGGGATTACCAGAAGAATGTCATCGGCCTTGAAAAAACGCCCCTGCG is drawn from Leadbettera azotonutricia ZAS-9 and contains these coding sequences:
- the dctP gene encoding TRAP transporter substrate-binding protein DctP — encoded protein: MKKFWYAVFFCLVCFCVVSPESAFAQRRKITIKLASLVPENTPWGSALNRMARDWAAATNGEVSLQIYHNGSAGSEADVLRKLKGNQIQAAILSSFGLNTITPEIMTLSCPFLIRDNTELDLVLNELKPELERLINEKGFYTLAWSKAGWVKFFSKQPVYTPADMKRQKLGTNENEPALMDAFKAMGYQMVPVAMNQVLVYLNGGMIDAVYQSPVNVGGLQIFGVAKNMSSINIAPFMGGIVLNQAAWRSIPDQYKPELIRIAKNLEKTLDTSIQELEASAIETMRNYGLIVNQATPAQQQLWYDDVNRIVPTLLGKTFDRAMYTRIEGILKTRRGQ
- a CDS encoding TRAP transporter large permease subunit, with the translated sequence MEANKTSPLWIVEQALCYFSLVCLALLPAAETILRVFFNSRVPASPGLIAHLLLVLGLLSGMSATRNGDHLSIGLVEYFHNEKAKNIITSGTGLISAFIVTIFAWCSASFIKIYLSPWQIVGFIPDQVFALVMPIGYGVMAFRFARLTPLKGKLRILPVLAIVLGTLCSLPVIFKLIWGFDLPDFAFSVTDWFANLAWLLKTPVFILLILAAFAGTPLFAVIGGMALILIQASWGEIDVVSNQVYTALTQNNMVAIPLFTLTGFILSESKAGVRLVNTFKSLFGWLPGGLIIATVIICAFFTSFTGASGVTILALGGILYTVLTENSRYSEKFSIGLLTASGSIGLLFPPSLAIFLVGATTRTNTIHLFLGGFIPGLILILATIIFGIVISVKTKVPVEPFSLKKAGKALKESLLEILLPFLLIAGYFSGILSLVEIGAAAAIYVFVAEVFVYKDIKLSEIVQVFKKAIPIIGGILSILALAQALSYYIVDTQVPYRFAQWIEAAISSKYVFLLILNLALLILGCLVDIFSAILIVLPLIMPLGAIYGIDPVHLGIIFLVNMEAGFLTPPVGLNLFLASYRFGKPFLETSRNVLPFLVIQLAVVFIVTYIPILTTFLTRLY
- a CDS encoding lysophospholipid acyltransferase family protein, with amino-acid sequence MKSEKSESGPYVPNVGIQYPANPDEHLNLGPKLVEVTLDEHYPFLDKSLKFKLWSGLIYLGIFTLVFFLLQLRFGLKIEGRSILKKNRKLFKDGAMTVSNHMLRWDFLAVLKAVRWRRLWFPAWKENISGPDRHVIRAAGGIPVPTEIHVIKYFNQAFDELHQRRKWFHAFPEGSNWHFYQPIRPFKKGVFTMAYKYNLPCIPMAFSYRKPTGLFKLYIKSHPLITLRIGEPIMPDLTLPRKEAVVLLRQQCHKKIVELAGIKEGENPYPCEGD